The DNA window AAGCGACTCACATATCTACCATAAAAAAGTTGTGTAAAAAACCCGCCGACACCTAAGCTAACTCGAGTTAGCAAAAACAAGAAATTCAGATGATCGCTGCGGTGGTCACCTGAACAGAGCGCCATAACGTGAGATGAGGAACCACACATGAAGAAAATCAGCCTGCCAAAAATTGGTATTCGCCCGGTTATTGATGGGCGCCGAATGGGTATACGCGAATCGCTGGAAGAGCAAACCATGAATATGGCGAAAGCCACCGCGGCGCTTATTACCGAAAAACTCCGCCATGCCTGTGGCGCGCAAATCGAGTGTGTGATCGCGGACAGCTGTATTGCGGGGATGGTGGAATCGGCCGCCTGTGAAGAGAAATTCAGCAGCCAGAACGTTGGTCTAACCATTACCGTTACGCCCTGCTGGTGCTATGGCAGTGAAACGATCGACATGGATCCCCTACGGCCAAAAGCGATCTGGGGATTTAATGGCACCGAACGCCCGGGCGCAGTCTATCTGGCTGCCGCACTGGCCGCTCATAACCAAAAAGGGATCCCTGCATTTTCTATCTATGGTCAAAATGTACAGGACGCGGGCGACACGTCGATTCCCGGCGACGTTGAAGAAAAACTGTTGCGCTTCGCCAAAGCGGGGCTGACCGTCGCCAGTCTGAAAGGGAAAAGCTACCTTTCGCTCGGCGGTGTCTCAATGGGCATTGCTGGCTCCATTGTTGATCACAACTTCTTCGAATCCTGGCTGGGCATGAAGGTGCAGTCCGTGGATATGACCGAACTGCGCCGCCGCATCGATCAGAAAATTTACGACGAGGCGGAACTGGAGACGGCGCTCGCCTGGGCCGATCTGAATTTCCGTTACGGTGAAGATAAAAACGCCGAACAGTACCAGCGTAGCGCTGAACAAAACAGAGCAATACTGCGTGAAAGTCTGTTAATGGCCATGTGCATCCGCGACATGATGCAGGGCAACAGCAAACTGGCAGACATTGGCCGCGTGGAAGAGTCACTGGGCTATAACGCCATTGCGGCTGGCTTCCAGGGGCAACGCCACTGGACCGATCAATATCCCAACGGCGACACCGCGGAAGCGCTGCTCAACAGTTCCTTTGACTGGAACGGCGTGCGTGAGCCGTTTGTCGTCGCCACGGAAAACGACAGCCTGAATGGCGTCGCCATGCTGCTGGGCCACCAGTTGACTGGCACAGCCCAGGTTTTTGCCGACGTTCGCACTTACTGGTCCCCAGAAGCAGTGCAACGTGTGACGAGCCAGCCTCTGACCGGTTTAGCGGAGCACGGCATCATTCATCTGATCAACTCCGGCTCCGCCGCGCTGGACGGTACCTGTAAGCAGCGCGACGGCGGAGGCAAGCCAACGATGAAGCCGCACTGGGAAATCACGCAACAAGAGGCAGATGCCTGCCTGGCTGCCACTGAATGGTGCCCGGCGGTTCACGAATATTTCCGAGGCGGCGGCTTCTCTTCCCGCTTCCTGACCGAAGGCGGCGTACCGTTCACCATGACTCGCGTAAATATCATCAAGGGCCTGGGGCCGGTGCTGCAAATTGCGGAAGGCTGGAGCGTAGAGCTACCGCAAGCGGTACACGACACGCTCGACAAACGCACGGATTCTACCTGGCCGACGACCTGGTTTGCACCGCGCCTCACCGGTAAAGGCCCGTTCTCCGATGTCTATTCGGTGATGGCGAACTGGGGCGCCAACCACGGTGTGTTGACGATCGGCCACGTCGGCGCTGACTTTATTACTCTCGCCGCCATGCTGCGTATTCCCGTCTGCATGCATAACGTGGAAGAGGCGAAAATCTATCGCCCTTCCACTTGGGCGGCACACGGCATGGACACCGAAGGCCAGGATTATCGCGCCTGCCAGAACTATGGGCCGCTGTATAAGCGTTAATACGTTACGCCCTCCTCTCACCAGGAGGGCGCAATTGTTTGCAGGAGAGATTATGAAGCATGAAGTCATTCTAGTCCTCGATTGCGGCGCCACCAATGTACGGGCGATAGCCGTTGATCGACAGGGTAAAATTATCGCCCGTGCCGCAACGGCAAACGCCAGCGATATTGCCGTGGAGAACAGCGCCTGGCACCAATGGTCGCTGGCGGCCATTCTGCAACGCTTCGCGGATTGCTGCCGGAAACTGGCTGCGGAACTGGCGGCCTGCCAGATCCGCGGCATCACAGTGACCACCTTCGGCGTTGATGGGGCGCTGGTCGATGAACACGGCAAGCTGCTCTATCCGGTCATCAGTTGGAAATGCCCCCGCACCGCTGCGGTGATGGAAAACATCAGCTGTTTTATGCCCCCGCAGCAGCTTCAGGAGATCTCCGGCGTCGGCGCGTTTGGCTTCAACACGTTATATAAGTTGGTGTGGCTTAAAGAAAACCATCCGCAACTGCTGGAGCAGGCTCACGCCTGGCTGTTTATTTCATCTCTTCTCAACCATCGCCTGACCGGGGAATTCACCACCGATATCACCATGGCGGGCACCAGCCAGATACTGGATATTCAAAAGCGGGATTTCAGCGCGGAGATTTTACAGGCCACCGCGTTGCCGCGCCGCCTGTTCCCACGCCTGGTAGAAGCGGGCGAACGGATTGGCACGCTGCAATCCGACGCGGCGAAGCTGCTTGGCCTTCCGCCCGGTATTCCGGTGATCTCCGCTGGGCACGATACGCAGTTTGCCCTGTTTGGCGCAGGCGCTGGGCAGGATGAACCGGTGCTCTCTTCCGGCACATGGGAGATTCTGATGGTGCGCAGCGCCCAGGTGAATACTCCGTTGCTCAGCCGCTATACGGGCTCCACCTGTGAGCTGGACAGCCAGGCGGGGCTGTATAACCCAGGCATGCAATGGCTGGCTTCCGGTGTGCTTGAATGGGTGCGCAAGCTGCTATGGACACCGGAAACCCCGTGGCAAGCGCTGATTGAAGCCGCCCAGGCGATCCCTGCCGGAGCCGAAGGCGTGAAGATGCAGTGCGAACTGCTCACCTCGCCCCACGCAGGCTGGCAAGGGGTGACACTCAACACCACCCGGGGCCATCTCTATCGCGCCGCGCTGGAGGGATTAACGGAACGATTGCAGCATAACCTACGCACCCTGGAAAAAATTGGTCACTTCAAAGCAGCAGAGTTGCTCCTGGTCGGCGGCGGAAGCCGCAACGCGCTGTGGAACCAGATCAAAGCCAATATGCTCAATATTCCAGTCAAGGTGCTGGACGACGCCGAAACCACTGTGGCCGGCGCGGCAATGTTCGGCTGGTATGGCGCCGGTGAATTTACCAGCCCGGAACAGGCCAGGGCCCAGGTAAATTACCAATACCGTTACTTCCGGCCACAAACCGAACCCGAGCTTATCGAAGGAGTATGAAATGCTAAAAACTATTTCCCCGTTAATTTCCCCTGAACTGCTGAAAGTGCTAGCGGAAATGGGCCACGGCGATGAGATTATTTTTGCGGATGCCCACTTCCCGGCACACAGTATGGGGCCACAGGTGATTCGTGCCGATGGCCTGAAGGTGCACGATTTACTGCAGGCCATTATCCCGCTGTTTGAACTCGACAGCTATGCGCCACCGCTGGTGATGATGGCCGCCGTAGAGGGCGATACCCTTGATCCTGCCGTTGAAGCCCGCTACCGCGACGCGCTTTCCCTGCAGGCGCCGTGCCCGGAAATCTGCCGTATTGATCGTTACGCGTTTTATGAGCGGGCACAAAAAGCCTTTGCGATCGTGATTACCGGAGAGTGTGCAAAGTACGGAAATATTCTTTTAAAAAAAGGGGTAACGCCTTAATCGTGACATATCCATAAAATGAGATTATTCTTATTCCGATTTTTTTAACTCTTTGAGAATTCGATGAATAAAATAATCTTCGCAGTTGTAATTCTTTCTTCAATGCTTCTTGGCGGTTGTGCCTCGGTTCCTTTAGCCAGCGATGCTGAAAATGCGACGGCTAAATCATTCCCTACACCGGAAAACGGTAAAGCCGGTCTCTACGTGTACAGGGACAGTTTTGTTGGGAAAGCACTAAAAAAAGACGTTTATCTGGATGGACGCTGCCTCGGAGAAACCGCCGATAGAGTCTTTTTCTATCAGCAAATATCGACCAGTCAATCGCATATGCTGGGGACAGAATCCGAGTTCTCCCCGAATAACCTGACGCTCAATGTAACCCCGGGTAAGAACTACTTTGTTCGCCAGTACATCAAAATGGGCGTTTTCGTTGGCGGTGCCGGGCTGGAACAGGTTTCTGAAAGCGAAGGTATGCGCGTCGTTTCCAAATCGCAAGTTAAGTTAGCCGTACCAGGTAAGTGCGATAACTAATCAGCTGCGATTGTATGCTACTGGCATCCAGCCCACATCCGTGGCTGGATGCTGTTTCACTGCTCCGCACTAGCATTTCTGTTTGATGGCCGGGACGATAACCCCGGCCTGACTACGGCTGATACTCTGATAGCGGGAAGGCCAGATCTCTTCCGGACGTTTGTTCAACGCTTCGGCAATCAAGCGCTCGCCCTTCGGCCAGTGCCGCGTCAGCGCATTTGCCAGCGTGGACGAGGCCAACCCCGCCGCTCTGGAAACCGCAGCCAGCGTTGTTCCCTGTTTTCTTAAACCAGCAATGATATCCGCCGGATGCCAGTCTTTCTTATCCATTTTTTACTCCTCTCCATAACCAATCCCGTTAATTATCCCATTTTGGGATAATTAAATAAATGACTGATATTCGATTTTGGGATATCAGTCAAGGTTAGCGAGATGGCATCAATTTATTCAGAAGAATATCAAAGTGTTATCAAAGCCCTTCGGGAAGCCAGAATCAGAAAAGGCATCAGCCAGCAAAGGCTGGCCGAATCGTTAGGCCGACCACAGTCATTTATCGCTAAAGTCGAAAACGGTGAACGCAGGCTGGATGTTGTGGAATTTGCCTGTATCGCGCATCTCCTATCCATCGATATAGCCACAGTTTTAGAGAAAATAATTAATAAAAAACAGTTAAGTAGACATAAACCCTGATCAACCGCCGATGCTGTTAATCCTATTTTGGGATAAATCAATCCGTCATTGATAGTCAATCCGGTCTTTCTAACGGAATTGATCAGATGGCTTCCATTTACTCCGATGAATATCAACGCGTTATCAAGGCGCTGCGCGAGGCGCGCATAGCGAAAGGGGTCACGCAGGAAAGTCTGGCTCAGGCGCTGGATCGCCCTCAGTCGTTTATCGCCAAGGTGGAAAACGGAGAGCGCCGGTTAGACATCGTCGAATTTGTCCACCTTGCCCGTTTGCTCTCGATCGATCCCATCAGCATCATTGGCAACATCCCGGCGAAACATAAGCCGCTTAGCACAAAATAAGATAGGTGCGCGCCAACACCACCAGCCAGTTGCGCACGCACTTCATCGTGCTGTCGGCCTCGTTTGTTTAGGCAGAATCCAGGATAGAAACCAGAGGCAATGCGCCGTTGCCTACTCTGCAACGAACAACACAAAGGAATCACCCAACCAACAATCCTTTCGAGTACTGATTGATGTACGACTTCGGCGTGGTTGACGGAGATTTTAAGAGGCGTGCTTTGGAAACAAAAAAAAGGACCCGAAGGTCCTTTTTTTGTTGGCCTGCGGAGTTATCCACAAGCCCGTAATTTGGAGCGGGAAACGAGGCTCGAACTCGCGACCTCAACCTTGGCAAGGTTGCGCTCTACCAACTGAGCTATTCCCGCAATACCAACGCAATGAAGTATTTAACTCTTTAATTAATAAAGGCTTTAATACTTGAAAGCGTTTGGAATGCGCGAATTATGGCCCTGATGGCCGGGCATGGCAAGTGCTTTTTTCACGCCAGCGGTTCGATTGGTTACAACAACGCCAAAGCGGGCAACTTTCGGCCAACAACCGCGCCTGCTGCCCAAAAATCGCCACGCCATTGCCATCGTGGCGTGCTTAACAGCCGAGTTTGGCGCCACCAAAGCCCGCAGCCACCAGTATGCCCTGCGCTGCGGGCGAAAGCAGGAAATCGGCCAGCGGCTTTGCCTGCACGGTACATTGGGCCAGCGCGTAGCAGGCGGCAACGTTGTAATCATCAGGGATCGGCAATACCGCGAGATCGGGCTGCCGGCGCAGCTTTTCAGCGTAGCTGGCATAGCCGATGAACATCTCGGCCTGCCCGCTGCGGATCAGCCAGCTTGCCGCCAGCTCCCCAGATGGCACCGCTGGGCTGTGTGGGCCACCAACCAACGGCAACGCCCGCTGGCGCAGCGTAGCGCCCAGACCGGGATGGCGCTGGTCCAGAGTATCGAACAGTTGCCAGGTATAATCGCCGGAGGGATCGCTCACCGGGGTGGAGGTCGCCAGGCGCAGCGCCGGGTTCATCAGCAGACTCAGCCAATTCTCCCCAGCGGTCAGGCAGTTGCTCGCCACGGTTAAACACAACCGGTTAGCGGCAAACGGCACCGCCGCCAACGCCAGCCCTTGCCGGCACAGCGCGGCCGGGTGCGCCTGGTTGGCGGAAGCGAACAGATCGCAACCTTCATCCTGCTCAATGCGTTGGCGTAGCAATCCCGCCGGGCCAAACTGGCTGCTGACGTTGATGCCGCTGCGCGCGCTAAAACACGACATCAACGGCCCCCACACGCTGCGCAGGCTGCCCGCCGCCAGCACACGCAGCATTATTCGGCGCCCTGGTAGTGGGTGCGGTAAAAACGCTGATACCAGCGGTCGGCCTGCTGTTGCATATCAATATCGCGGAATTTTTCCGGGTAGAGCTTTTTCGCCATCCAGAGTTCGCCAAGCGCCATTGCCTCTGGCATCGGGTAGCCCCACGCCTTGGCATACTCCGGCATCAGATAAACCCGGTGGTGCTGTACCGCATCGATCACCTGCCATTCGGCACCGGTATTGATCGCATCCACCACCTGCGGGTAACGGTCCTGAACAAAAATCACCAGTGGGTTCCAGGCGACAATCTGCTCCATAGAGACCTGCTTATAACCTTTGACGGTAGCGGCTGCCACGTTCAGTGCGCCGGCGTGCGCCATCATTAACCCGGTATATTTGCCAGAGCCATAGGTGGTCAGTTCGGGATTGGCCATATAAGCACGAACGCGCTCAGCCGCCGGCAGGTTTTTCAGGCGTTCGCTCACCAGTTTGCGGGTGGCAAACGTGGCATCGATCAGCGCTTTGGCCTCTTGCTGTTTATTCACCACCTCGCCGATCAGTTGGATCCCTTCGCGCACGCCCAGGTTATAAGCCTGTTCTTCATCCGCCATGCTGGGGTTAAGGCGCGCCTGCTGGCCCGGATCGTCATGGCGTAATGAAATGGCGATCACCGGTATGCCCAGGCGGCTGATGCTGTCGATCATCTCTTGCGGCGCATAGTTGGTGACGAACACCACCTGCGGATGCAGCGCCACCAGCGATTCGGCGTTCACATGGGTGAGATCCCCCACCAGCGCCATACCGGCCAACCTTGGGGCCAGGCGAAGATAGTGTTCGCCCAGTTGCTGTTTCCAGTCGGCCTGCACGCCCACAATTTTGTCTGTCGCGTTGAGCTGCACCAGCAGGTTGAGGGTCTGGTGCTGAAGCACCGCCACGCGATCAACCCGATCCGGTATCGTCACCTGCCGCCCTAACTGATCGGTCACCACGCGGTCTGCCCAGCTAAATAGCGGCAGCAGCAATAGACATACCGCTATAACGCCACGGCGCACACCATATCCCATTTTATGACTCCACATTATCGTTATATAACTCGCGATATAATGATAAAGGGGCGCACCTAACCGGTAAAGCAACAACGCTGGGTTAAGCACGCCCCGATTCCCGATTAAAAGGTGATAGACGCCGGGGTTAAAAACAGTCTGCCCCCGTTGGCACTGGCTAACCGACGGAGAAATGGCGTAAAAAAATCCGGAAATGAAAACATTCCCGGATTTTTATCTGGCTACAGGGCCGGTTCAGCCGCCCCTTAACCGAGCGGCATGGCGCCATTACTTATCAGGAAGCGCATAAGCAATCACGTAGTCACCCCGGTTTTTGTTGGTGCCTGTACGGGTCGCGCCGCCATCAACAAAAACAATATACTGCTTACCGTCTTTGCCGATATACGTCATTGGCGCACCTTGCCCACCAACCGGCAGGCGTGCACGCCACAGCTCTTTGCCGGTATCGTTATCCAGCGCACGCGCATAGTAGTCCAGGGTGCCGTGGAAGAACGTCAGGCCGCCTTTCGTCACCAGCGGGCCGCCCATGGTCGGCATCCCCAGTGGGATCCGCACACCCGCGACAAAGCCGTGTATCGGCGCATCTTCAATGGTGCCCATCGGTACCTGCCATTTGGTTTTGCCCGTTGCCAGGTCAATCGCCGACATAGTGCCAAAAGGTGGCTTGAAGCAGGGGATCCCCAGCGGTGAAACAAACATGGAACGCTCCACGCCCCACGGGGTGCCTTTCTGTTCAGAGTATTCACCTTCCGTGCTCGGTTTCAGGCCAATGCGTTTCGCCTCATCCTGTTTGATGAAGATCCCCCACTGCGCCATGCGAATATCATTGACGATTAGCGTACCGGTAGAGGCATCCAGCGCGCCGCCGCCCCAGTTCATGCCGCCGTAGTAGCCGGGGTAAATCAGGGTCCGTTGTTTGTCTGATAACGGAGTCCATTCCCCCTGCCAGCGCATCTGTTTAAACTGAATACGGCAGTACAACTGATCGAAAATCGATCCGCCCCACATATCCGTTTCTTTCAGCGGCGCGGTGCCCACGGAAATCGCAGAGTATGGCTGGGTATCCGCCACTTTCATGCCAGGCATGGCGTCGGTGGGCACCTTACGATACTCAACGGGCACGACCGGTTTGCCATCACGGCGATCCAACACAAAGACTTGCCCGCGTTTCGTCAGTTGAACAACCACTGGGGTTGTCGTGCCGTCTTTATTTTTCAGATCGTACAGAATGGGTTGCGAAGAGACGTCGTAATCATACTGGTCGGTGTTCGCGGTTCGAAAGTGCCAACGCAGTTTGCCGGTTTTTATCTCCACAGCGATGATTGAATCGTTAAATTCATCGGAGTAGGAGTGGCGGTTACCGGTCCAGAAATCCGGCGTCTGGTTGCCGGTTGGGAAATACGCCAGCCCCAGTTTAGGATCATAGGCGGCGGTTCCCCAGAAGTTCGGTGATTCCGGCGCATAATTCTGGCCAGCCGGAAGCGGTGTGCTGTCGTGAGGGCGCGCAGCATCAAAGGCCCAGATCACTTTCCCCGTGCGTGCATCATAACCACGCACCACACCGGAAGGCTCGCCCACTGACATATTGTCATTGATTTTACCGCCGACCATAATCACGCCGTCTGCAACCAGCGGGGCCGAAGTCAGGTAATAAGAGCCATCTTCCGGGCTGGAACCGATGCCTTCTTTCAGATTCACAAAACCATTGGTGCCGAAATCTTCACACGGCTTGCCGGTTTCCGCGTCCACTTCGAACAGCTGGCCATCGTTGGTGGTACTCACAATGCGTTTACGGCAAACAGCCGCGACATCCGGCGCCGCCGCATTTGCCGTTGCTGCGTCTGGTGCAATCTCGGTATAGCCTACGCCGCGGCAGCGCTTCCATTCTTTGTTGCTGTCGGTGATCTGCATTTTAGGATCGAAGCGCCAGCGTTCTTTCCCCGTAGTGGCATCCAATGCAATCACTTTATTCAGCGGCGTACACAGGTAGACGGTGTCATCAATCTTGATCGGCGTAACCTGATACTCCGCGCCATCAATGGCCAGATCGCCCGTGCGGTAGGTCCAGGCAACCTTCAGATCCTTAACATTGTGTTTGTTCACCTGTTCAAACTGGGCAAAGCGCTCGCCAGACACGCTGCGCCCCCAGGCCGGCCAGTCGTTGCCGCTTTCCTTTCCTGCATCCGGCGAGACCACGGCTGCAGGCGTTGCGTTCTCTGCAACCACCGTAGGGTGAGGGAAAAACATCCCGGTGAAGAAGGCAACAATACCGATCCCAAGCAGCGCCGACAGAATTGCCGCAGACTTCCCCTTCAACGCAGAAGTCGTATCCGAGCGCAGCAACCATGGCGAAGCCACCGCCGCGATCAGCGCTACAACCAGGAAGGCGATAATACGTGGCACCGATTGCCAGAAATCAAACCCGACTTCCCATAAAGACCATAGAACACTCACCACCAACAGAATTAATGCAAGCCACAATGCCCATGCCCGGCGTTTTACCAGGCCAACACCGGTAGCGGCCATTGCCAGGCCGGCAAGCAAATAAAACCATGATCCACTAAGCGTAATAAGCCATAAGCCCCCTGCGGCAAGCCCTACACCCAAAACACACAATATCCCGCCAATCACCGCGAGAGGTATTCGATTTCTCATAATGGTGTCTCGTATTTTTCTTTTTTTACCGGGAAAAGCCGGTAAATATCCATTCCCAAACACGTAGCTGCCCTACGACAACTGCGCAGCCACAACCTTATTCATCCCGTTGTTCCACACAGAAAAGCATCAAAGCAGCGGGCAATCAGGCAATAAAGTTGTTGGTGAAATTATTAGCACCAATACATTTAAACAACCATCTAAATTTAAACATTTTAATAACAAATATGAGACATTGATCACACAAAAAAGAGATACGCCCTCATATCGCTATATGTCTTTATTTTTGTGGGGTTTTATGCCCGTAACGTTGGCGTTCTCGGCGTTAGCAGAGAACGGCCGTCAGGGCCGATAGGGATAGAAGAGGCAGGAAAATATAGCGCGTGTTTCGCTCGAATGTTAATAAACTTAACGGTGCCGGATAGCGGTAGTTTCGGCGATGTGCGGAAGATGCGCGGAAACAAAAAAAGGGCCCGAAGGCCCTTTTTTCGCTAGCCGGCGGAGTTATCCACAGGCCTGTAATTTGGAGCGGGAAACGAGGCTCGAACTCGCGACCTCAACCTTGGCAAGGTTGCGCTCTACCAACTGAGCTATTCCCGCAGCGTATCAGCAACAAACTTTTTGCAAAATTCTTCACCGGTACGGGGTGCGCATTATACGAGAAATTCGCTTCGCCGCAAGCCCCTTATAGCAAAAAAATGCATTTTAGCGCCGATTGCTGATTAAATCGGCAATCGGGCGAGTTTTCCGCCGCTGGCACCCGGTATCATTCAAAGCTGAATAAAATGCTCACGGTAATACGCCAGTTCCGCCACCGATTCACGGATATCATCCAGCGCCTGGTGGGTCCCCTGCTTTTTAAAACCGGCCAGAATTTCCGGCTTCCAGCGGCGCGCCAGCTCTTTCAGCGTGCTGACGTCCAGGTAGCGATAGTGGAAGTAAGCTTCCAACTGCGGCATATAGCGGAAAAGGAAGCGACGATCCTGCCCCACGCTGTTGCCGCAGATAGGCGATTTCCCTGCCGGCACCCATTGTTCCAGAAAGGCAATGGTCGCCAACTCGGCGGCGTGATCGTCGTATTGGCTGGCT is part of the Gibbsiella quercinecans genome and encodes:
- the fucI gene encoding L-fucose isomerase codes for the protein MKKISLPKIGIRPVIDGRRMGIRESLEEQTMNMAKATAALITEKLRHACGAQIECVIADSCIAGMVESAACEEKFSSQNVGLTITVTPCWCYGSETIDMDPLRPKAIWGFNGTERPGAVYLAAALAAHNQKGIPAFSIYGQNVQDAGDTSIPGDVEEKLLRFAKAGLTVASLKGKSYLSLGGVSMGIAGSIVDHNFFESWLGMKVQSVDMTELRRRIDQKIYDEAELETALAWADLNFRYGEDKNAEQYQRSAEQNRAILRESLLMAMCIRDMMQGNSKLADIGRVEESLGYNAIAAGFQGQRHWTDQYPNGDTAEALLNSSFDWNGVREPFVVATENDSLNGVAMLLGHQLTGTAQVFADVRTYWSPEAVQRVTSQPLTGLAEHGIIHLINSGSAALDGTCKQRDGGGKPTMKPHWEITQQEADACLAATEWCPAVHEYFRGGGFSSRFLTEGGVPFTMTRVNIIKGLGPVLQIAEGWSVELPQAVHDTLDKRTDSTWPTTWFAPRLTGKGPFSDVYSVMANWGANHGVLTIGHVGADFITLAAMLRIPVCMHNVEEAKIYRPSTWAAHGMDTEGQDYRACQNYGPLYKR
- the fucK gene encoding L-fuculokinase, translating into MKHEVILVLDCGATNVRAIAVDRQGKIIARAATANASDIAVENSAWHQWSLAAILQRFADCCRKLAAELAACQIRGITVTTFGVDGALVDEHGKLLYPVISWKCPRTAAVMENISCFMPPQQLQEISGVGAFGFNTLYKLVWLKENHPQLLEQAHAWLFISSLLNHRLTGEFTTDITMAGTSQILDIQKRDFSAEILQATALPRRLFPRLVEAGERIGTLQSDAAKLLGLPPGIPVISAGHDTQFALFGAGAGQDEPVLSSGTWEILMVRSAQVNTPLLSRYTGSTCELDSQAGLYNPGMQWLASGVLEWVRKLLWTPETPWQALIEAAQAIPAGAEGVKMQCELLTSPHAGWQGVTLNTTRGHLYRAALEGLTERLQHNLRTLEKIGHFKAAELLLVGGGSRNALWNQIKANMLNIPVKVLDDAETTVAGAAMFGWYGAGEFTSPEQARAQVNYQYRYFRPQTEPELIEGV
- the fucU gene encoding L-fucose mutarotase is translated as MLKTISPLISPELLKVLAEMGHGDEIIFADAHFPAHSMGPQVIRADGLKVHDLLQAIIPLFELDSYAPPLVMMAAVEGDTLDPAVEARYRDALSLQAPCPEICRIDRYAFYERAQKAFAIVITGECAKYGNILLKKGVTP
- a CDS encoding DUF2846 domain-containing protein, with translation MNKIIFAVVILSSMLLGGCASVPLASDAENATAKSFPTPENGKAGLYVYRDSFVGKALKKDVYLDGRCLGETADRVFFYQQISTSQSHMLGTESEFSPNNLTLNVTPGKNYFVRQYIKMGVFVGGAGLEQVSESEGMRVVSKSQVKLAVPGKCDN
- a CDS encoding helix-turn-helix domain-containing protein, with the protein product MDKKDWHPADIIAGLRKQGTTLAAVSRAAGLASSTLANALTRHWPKGERLIAEALNKRPEEIWPSRYQSISRSQAGVIVPAIKQKC
- a CDS encoding helix-turn-helix domain-containing protein — encoded protein: MASIYSEEYQSVIKALREARIRKGISQQRLAESLGRPQSFIAKVENGERRLDVVEFACIAHLLSIDIATVLEKIINKKQLSRHKP
- a CDS encoding helix-turn-helix domain-containing protein; its protein translation is MASIYSDEYQRVIKALREARIAKGVTQESLAQALDRPQSFIAKVENGERRLDIVEFVHLARLLSIDPISIIGNIPAKHKPLSTK
- a CDS encoding substrate-binding domain-containing protein; protein product: MLRVLAAGSLRSVWGPLMSCFSARSGINVSSQFGPAGLLRQRIEQDEGCDLFASANQAHPAALCRQGLALAAVPFAANRLCLTVASNCLTAGENWLSLLMNPALRLATSTPVSDPSGDYTWQLFDTLDQRHPGLGATLRQRALPLVGGPHSPAVPSGELAASWLIRSGQAEMFIGYASYAEKLRRQPDLAVLPIPDDYNVAACYALAQCTVQAKPLADFLLSPAAQGILVAAGFGGAKLGC
- a CDS encoding ABC transporter substrate-binding protein; translated protein: MGYGVRRGVIAVCLLLLPLFSWADRVVTDQLGRQVTIPDRVDRVAVLQHQTLNLLVQLNATDKIVGVQADWKQQLGEHYLRLAPRLAGMALVGDLTHVNAESLVALHPQVVFVTNYAPQEMIDSISRLGIPVIAISLRHDDPGQQARLNPSMADEEQAYNLGVREGIQLIGEVVNKQQEAKALIDATFATRKLVSERLKNLPAAERVRAYMANPELTTYGSGKYTGLMMAHAGALNVAAATVKGYKQVSMEQIVAWNPLVIFVQDRYPQVVDAINTGAEWQVIDAVQHHRVYLMPEYAKAWGYPMPEAMALGELWMAKKLYPEKFRDIDMQQQADRWYQRFYRTHYQGAE
- a CDS encoding membrane-bound PQQ-dependent dehydrogenase, glucose/quinate/shikimate family translates to MRNRIPLAVIGGILCVLGVGLAAGGLWLITLSGSWFYLLAGLAMAATGVGLVKRRAWALWLALILLVVSVLWSLWEVGFDFWQSVPRIIAFLVVALIAAVASPWLLRSDTTSALKGKSAAILSALLGIGIVAFFTGMFFPHPTVVAENATPAAVVSPDAGKESGNDWPAWGRSVSGERFAQFEQVNKHNVKDLKVAWTYRTGDLAIDGAEYQVTPIKIDDTVYLCTPLNKVIALDATTGKERWRFDPKMQITDSNKEWKRCRGVGYTEIAPDAATANAAAPDVAAVCRKRIVSTTNDGQLFEVDAETGKPCEDFGTNGFVNLKEGIGSSPEDGSYYLTSAPLVADGVIMVGGKINDNMSVGEPSGVVRGYDARTGKVIWAFDAARPHDSTPLPAGQNYAPESPNFWGTAAYDPKLGLAYFPTGNQTPDFWTGNRHSYSDEFNDSIIAVEIKTGKLRWHFRTANTDQYDYDVSSQPILYDLKNKDGTTTPVVVQLTKRGQVFVLDRRDGKPVVPVEYRKVPTDAMPGMKVADTQPYSAISVGTAPLKETDMWGGSIFDQLYCRIQFKQMRWQGEWTPLSDKQRTLIYPGYYGGMNWGGGALDASTGTLIVNDIRMAQWGIFIKQDEAKRIGLKPSTEGEYSEQKGTPWGVERSMFVSPLGIPCFKPPFGTMSAIDLATGKTKWQVPMGTIEDAPIHGFVAGVRIPLGMPTMGGPLVTKGGLTFFHGTLDYYARALDNDTGKELWRARLPVGGQGAPMTYIGKDGKQYIVFVDGGATRTGTNKNRGDYVIAYALPDK
- the orn gene encoding oligoribonuclease: MTGNENNLIWIDLEMTGLDPERDRVIEIATLVTDANLNILAEGPVIAVHQSAEQLALMDDWNVRTHTASGLVERVKASQYDDHAAELATIAFLEQWVPAGKSPICGNSVGQDRRFLFRYMPQLEAYFHYRYLDVSTLKELARRWKPEILAGFKKQGTHQALDDIRESVAELAYYREHFIQL